CGTGCCACCGCAAAGCTTGCGCTATTAAAGTTGCGTTTGTTGGATGAACATTAGGCAACCCGAGAAGGTTCCTAAATACCTGGCAAATTTCACTAGGTTTGAAATTGTAAGCAAAGCGTAATACCCATTCAGTTTCGAGCAGGACTGTATCTGGAACAAAGATGTCTTGCTTTTGAAATATCTGAAGGCTTTTATCGTATTGCGGTTCATCATCTTGTGTTAAGAGACGTACAAAAGTGTTTGTATCAACTGCGAGCATGCCACTGTTGCATCACTCCTTGGCGAATCGCATCTTCTAACTCATCGAGACTTTTTGGTTTTCCCCGATAGCTTAAACAGCCTGCAACCTGCGCTAATGTTGTCTTTGCAAAAGGTTTTTTAGGTTTGAGGAGAATACCATTGCCGACATCAATGGCAATTAGTTCTTGACCAACTTCCCAGTGATGAGCAGTACGTAAGACTCTTGGAATGATCACTTGTCCTTTACTTGACGAACGAGTGACTTGCATCAAATTCAGCAAAGTAAAAAGTAAGAAATATGTAAAAATTCTCACATGAGCATCTTGAAAATCGTTGCAACAGTTGACTTGGCTGTTATGTCATGCTTACTCAATCGACATTAGAGACGAGTAGATTGAACCTACGTTCACTAACCCAGGCAGATATACCCTCAATACAACGCTGCGCCAGCGTTCGGGCGATCGCCGATACGATGATCTCTATTCCTCATCCCTATCCTGAAGGTGAAGCTGGGCGTTAAGTGTTAAGACGACTTACAGAATTTGAAGCGGGGAATTCGGGTTCATTTGTCATTGAGTGCAAATCTCAACCAGCATTTTGTGGAGCGATCGAGATTCGCGATATTGAGCCAGAACCTTCTCGAGCCGAGTTGAGTTTTTGGTTAGCCTTTGAGATGTGGGGAAAAGGGTACATGAGCGAAGCATTACAACCCATACTTTGCTTTGGATTTGAAAATTTAGAACTCAATAGGCTCTACGCCTATCACATAATGAGAAACCCAAGTTCTGGCAAAGTATTGCAGAAAAATGGATTTGTACAAGAAGGAGTGTTACGTCAGCGAGTCCGAAAAATGGGGAGTATTTGAAGATGTAAAGCTATGGGCGATTCTACAAAGCGACTGGCAAGGAGAAGCAGTATAACGCTAGGTTGATATGTAGAAGGTACTAGAGGAAATTTTAGGAAAGTTGCAACCGTTAATCGTTGTTATTGGAGGAGGCGCGGCGGGTTTTTTTGGTGCGATCGCGGCAGTCCAAGCGCATCCTCATACGCAAGTCATTATTTTAGAAGCAAGTCACCAACCATTAGCGAAAGTGCGTGTTTCGGGTGGAGGAAGATGTAACGTCACCCATGCGTGTTTTGAACCAGCCGCCTTAGTACAAAATTATCCGAGAGGTGGTAAAGCTTTACGTGGCGCATTTTCGCGATTTCAAAGCCGCGATACTGTTAATTGGTTTGCCGCACAGGGAGTAACACTCAAAACTGAAGCTGATGGCAGAATGTTTCCTGTCACCGATGACTCAGAGACGATTGTTGATTGTTTGATGGAAAAGGCGATCGCTTTAGGAATCAAAATTCGTATAGGTGCAGCGGTTGTTTCCGTTAAGGCATTTGCTGGTACTACTTCGCGATTTGCAATTCAATTAAAATCGGGAGAAGTGATAACGTGCGATCGCGTCTTACTCGCAACAGGTAGTAACAAAGTCGGTCATCAAATCGCCGCGTCTTTAGGACACCACATTGAATCGCCTGTACCATCGCTTTACACATTTAATATTCTCGATCGAGATCTGCGCGAATTAGCTGGAGTCAGTGTCAACAGCGTCCGTTTAAAGTTAAGCGTTGGTAGCCATAAACTCGAACAAACAGGTTCATTGCTCATCACCCACTGGGGCTTAAGTGGTCCTGCGGTTCTCAAACTTTCTGCATGGGGGGCGCGGGTGCTTTATGACGCGAAATATCATGCAACTCTAATAATCAACTGGCTTCCACAATGTAACCCTGAAGATATCCGCCAAAAATTGCTTGCTGTTAAAACCGAATGGGCAAAACGGGCGATCGCGAGTAACTGTCCTTTTGAATTACCGCGTCGTCTATGGCAGTATTTAGTATCGCGGATTAATCTTGGCAGCGAAGACCGTTGGTCGGGAATATCGCATAAAAGCTTAAATCTACTCGTCCAAGAACTGACACAAGGACAATACTTGATTCAAGGGAAGGGAGTTTTCAAAGAAGAATTTGTCACCTGCGGTGGCATCAGTCTCAAAGAAGTCAACTTCAAAACAATGGAAAGTCGGCTGTGTCAAGGACTTTACTTTGCTGGAGAAATCCTTGATATTGATGGCATTACCGGAGGATTTAACTTTCAAAGTGCTTGGACAACGGCTTGGTTGGCGGGTCAAGCAATCGGAGTCGTCTAGGAATTATTTTTGAGTTTTAAGTTTTGATACGATTCCTTCCCCGATCTCTGACCTCCGACCTCTGACCTCTACATTAGTTTTTGAAACTAT
The sequence above is a segment of the Chroogloeocystis siderophila 5.2 s.c.1 genome. Coding sequences within it:
- a CDS encoding type II toxin-antitoxin system VapC family toxin, which produces MLAVDTNTFVRLLTQDDEPQYDKSLQIFQKQDIFVPDTVLLETEWVLRFAYNFKPSEICQVFRNLLGLPNVHPTNATLIAQALRWHENSLDFADALHLAQSQSCSVLYTLDAKFAKR
- a CDS encoding AbrB/MazE/SpoVT family DNA-binding domain-containing protein, with the translated sequence MQVTRSSSKGQVIIPRVLRTAHHWEVGQELIAIDVGNGILLKPKKPFAKTTLAQVAGCLSYRGKPKSLDELEDAIRQGVMQQWHARS
- a CDS encoding GNAT family N-acetyltransferase, which encodes MLRRLTEFEAGNSGSFVIECKSQPAFCGAIEIRDIEPEPSRAELSFWLAFEMWGKGYMSEALQPILCFGFENLELNRLYAYHIMRNPSSGKVLQKNGFVQEGVLRQRVRKMGSI
- a CDS encoding NAD(P)/FAD-dependent oxidoreductase produces the protein MQPLIVVIGGGAAGFFGAIAAVQAHPHTQVIILEASHQPLAKVRVSGGGRCNVTHACFEPAALVQNYPRGGKALRGAFSRFQSRDTVNWFAAQGVTLKTEADGRMFPVTDDSETIVDCLMEKAIALGIKIRIGAAVVSVKAFAGTTSRFAIQLKSGEVITCDRVLLATGSNKVGHQIAASLGHHIESPVPSLYTFNILDRDLRELAGVSVNSVRLKLSVGSHKLEQTGSLLITHWGLSGPAVLKLSAWGARVLYDAKYHATLIINWLPQCNPEDIRQKLLAVKTEWAKRAIASNCPFELPRRLWQYLVSRINLGSEDRWSGISHKSLNLLVQELTQGQYLIQGKGVFKEEFVTCGGISLKEVNFKTMESRLCQGLYFAGEILDIDGITGGFNFQSAWTTAWLAGQAIGVV